One window from the genome of Halonatronomonas betaini encodes:
- a CDS encoding GNAT family N-acetyltransferase — MITRRRYKLLADFKKVSQFLVDIYNVGTLNSYLLQQFFEYAHTHPYFNYQSAHRFGIWEEKGEIIGLACYEMDLGDAFLVVKPGYNKLLFEMLEYVEKELSTIKDGKIILNVWITDKEKVKRDLLQNNGYKKEYKEIVTIFSYEKDFVEFDLPSDYSLFTLEEENDIKKIHDCLWKGFDHGPNPDDDYEGRLLMQSGPNFRKDLTTIIKAPDGEYACYAGMWFDTQNKYAYLEPLATVPEHRGKGLATIALTEGMKKTKALGAEYCFGGAPDFYKNIGFETVAYRERWQKILN, encoded by the coding sequence ATGATTACTAGAAGAAGATATAAGTTATTAGCTGATTTTAAAAAAGTGAGTCAGTTTTTAGTTGATATTTATAATGTAGGCACATTAAACAGTTATCTCTTACAACAATTTTTTGAATATGCCCATACTCATCCGTATTTTAATTATCAATCTGCTCATCGATTTGGTATCTGGGAGGAAAAAGGAGAAATCATTGGTTTAGCATGTTATGAGATGGATTTAGGAGATGCTTTTTTAGTTGTAAAACCAGGTTATAATAAATTATTATTTGAGATGCTTGAATATGTTGAAAAGGAATTATCAACAATTAAAGATGGAAAGATTATTTTAAATGTATGGATTACAGATAAAGAAAAAGTTAAAAGAGATCTATTACAAAATAATGGTTATAAGAAAGAATATAAAGAAATAGTAACTATATTCTCTTATGAAAAAGATTTTGTTGAATTTGACCTGCCATCCGATTATTCATTATTTACACTGGAAGAGGAAAATGATATAAAGAAGATACATGATTGCCTCTGGAAAGGGTTTGATCATGGTCCTAATCCTGATGATGATTATGAAGGAAGGTTGCTAATGCAGAGTGGACCTAACTTTAGAAAAGATTTAACAACTATAATAAAGGCCCCTGATGGAGAATATGCCTGTTATGCAGGGATGTGGTTTGACACTCAGAATAAATATGCTTATTTAGAGCCTCTGGCAACAGTGCCTGAACATAGAGGTAAGGGCCTGGCAACAATTGCTCTGACTGAAGGTATGAAAAAGACTAAAGCATTAGGAGCAGAGTATTGTTTTGGAGGAGCACCTGACTTTTATAAAAATATAGGTTTTGAAACAGTAGCGTATAGAGAAAGATGGCAGAAGATATTAAATTAA
- a CDS encoding ADP-ribosylglycohydrolase family protein — MKNKREDIVMAVFIADALSFGSHWVYDTDKLKEEYTGIINEFRAPMSNFHEGKAAGDLSHYGEQALALLRSISDNKGFNLKKFKADWIKHVENTEMYMDHSMKDTLNIFKVSDTLIGADNVELGGIARSLPLFIEEDISKEEFMNLVHMTHNGEVVDQTAEFVYQVMKDILDGKNYKEAIENNKDINQFILDNFNKIGPKDKIVENADDRGQGCSIQQGLPIVLDVLWNADNLMEALTLNIMAAGDNCPRGMVIAAIMAASEGLDTIPAELIDGFNKSKEVKELI, encoded by the coding sequence ATGAAAAATAAAAGGGAAGATATTGTAATGGCAGTATTTATAGCAGATGCCCTATCTTTTGGCTCACACTGGGTTTATGATACAGACAAATTAAAAGAAGAATACACAGGAATCATCAATGAATTCAGAGCTCCAATGTCTAATTTCCATGAAGGTAAAGCAGCTGGAGATTTAAGTCATTATGGCGAACAGGCTCTGGCCCTTTTAAGATCGATCTCTGATAATAAGGGGTTTAACCTTAAGAAATTTAAAGCTGACTGGATAAAACATGTTGAAAATACTGAGATGTATATGGATCATTCGATGAAGGATACTCTGAATATATTTAAAGTTTCAGATACACTTATCGGTGCTGATAATGTTGAGCTCGGTGGAATAGCCCGAAGTCTGCCATTATTTATAGAAGAGGATATTTCTAAAGAAGAATTTATGAATTTAGTCCACATGACTCATAACGGAGAAGTTGTTGATCAGACAGCTGAATTTGTTTACCAGGTGATGAAAGATATTCTGGATGGTAAAAATTATAAAGAGGCCATTGAAAACAATAAAGATATAAATCAATTTATTCTGGATAATTTTAATAAAATTGGTCCTAAAGATAAAATAGTGGAAAATGCCGATGATCGGGGTCAGGGCTGTTCTATTCAGCAGGGTCTGCCGATTGTACTGGATGTATTATGGAATGCCGATAACCTAATGGAAGCCCTGACTTTAAATATCATGGCCGCCGGAGATAACTGCCCTAGAGGAATGGTTATTGCAGCAATAATGGCCGCCAGCGAGGGTTTAGATACTATACCTGCAGAATTGATCGATGGTTTTAATAAATCAAAAGAAGTTAAGGAATTAATTTAA
- a CDS encoding ROK family transcriptional regulator produces the protein MYTGDTADIKKMNRKALLEIVRYHGPISQPEIYNMTNITPTTILSLLEELKSDNLIFQHDTSYRPDGITKSGRPPKYFSLNKNGKFVLGISVSNNIWEYTVVNLANEICLSKTCKVENNDPIKQIEDCKKVIKEVLKEFDIDHIGISVPGVVDEEKGMIIDGNSVLRGLPLKYLINREIKIPVVVVHNTLALSVCEFLIGEHALTDNVLYIYISEGVGAGMIFNGKAYSGADNYAGELGSTIINPGSNKSVTLNSFISNKAVVNFMKNNFDVDEDKLDIDYALKMLPKDQTLKNFVRRGAGYLGKVLFNLTLLLNPNIIVISGKICYYNDFINVVKSSLNSTESELKSTVTKNLKITESSFKNKENSEALAGAVYALSELDVLPDIKIEDHLKHSSLLSL, from the coding sequence ATGTATACAGGAGATACTGCTGATATTAAAAAGATGAATCGGAAAGCTTTATTAGAAATAGTAAGGTACCATGGTCCGATTTCTCAACCGGAGATATATAATATGACGAATATAACACCAACTACTATTTTATCTCTTTTAGAGGAATTAAAAAGTGATAATTTAATTTTTCAACATGACACATCATATCGCCCAGATGGTATTACTAAAAGTGGGAGGCCTCCTAAATATTTTTCATTAAATAAAAATGGGAAATTTGTGTTGGGTATATCAGTTAGCAATAATATTTGGGAGTATACTGTTGTAAATTTGGCAAATGAAATATGTTTATCTAAAACTTGTAAAGTTGAAAATAATGATCCTATTAAACAAATTGAAGATTGTAAAAAAGTTATTAAAGAAGTTCTTAAAGAATTTGATATAGATCATATTGGTATTTCAGTTCCAGGAGTTGTTGATGAAGAGAAAGGGATGATTATTGATGGAAATTCAGTATTAAGAGGATTACCATTAAAGTATCTTATTAACAGAGAAATCAAAATACCGGTAGTAGTTGTTCATAATACGTTAGCATTGTCTGTATGTGAGTTTTTAATTGGTGAACATGCTCTTACAGATAATGTTTTATATATTTATATTTCTGAAGGTGTTGGAGCAGGGATGATTTTTAATGGAAAGGCTTATTCTGGAGCAGATAATTATGCTGGTGAATTAGGTAGCACTATTATAAATCCAGGTTCTAATAAGTCAGTAACTTTAAATAGTTTTATTTCTAATAAAGCTGTTGTTAACTTTATGAAAAATAATTTTGATGTTGATGAAGACAAATTAGATATAGATTATGCTTTAAAAATGTTGCCAAAAGATCAAACCCTTAAAAATTTCGTTAGAAGAGGGGCTGGGTACTTAGGGAAGGTATTATTTAATTTAACTCTTTTATTGAATCCTAATATAATCGTCATATCCGGAAAGATATGCTATTATAATGACTTTATCAATGTTGTCAAAAGTAGTTTGAATTCAACTGAATCAGAATTAAAAAGTACTGTAACAAAGAACTTAAAAATTACTGAGTCTTCGTTTAAGAATAAGGAAAATTCAGAAGCTCTAGCAGGAGCAGTTTATGCATTATCAGAGCTAGATGTCTTACCAGACATTAAAATAGAAGATCATTTAAAGCATAGCTCTTTATTAAGCTTATAA
- a CDS encoding serine hydrolase domain-containing protein has protein sequence MPVMIKDQVFEKSLFKMAKKNNVYGAIFAVENGDSSISWKGSAGNLSQDDKYFIASVTKLYITAVLLILREKKLLSFTDRITEYFPESLIGGIHILDGVDYTGEITVAHLMSNTSGLPDYFYYQKPKGEAASGLLAGGDEAWPFERVINQVKSLKPKFKPGKKGKVFYSDTNYQLLGAIIEKVTDMNIADVFDEFIFKPLSLVKTYAYTDINDTEPVPFYYKREQIFAPNYMASVTAEGGIVSTAAETMKFLKAFFNGFFFPEDLILELKSNWNMIYFPGQFYYGLGLEKLWTPRFMTSMKSVGEILGFWGQTGSFAFYNPDNDLYFTGTVNQASGMAHSAAYKAIINVITSYK, from the coding sequence ATGCCAGTTATGATTAAAGATCAAGTATTTGAGAAGTCTCTATTTAAGATGGCTAAGAAAAATAATGTTTATGGTGCTATCTTTGCAGTAGAAAATGGAGATTCATCAATCTCCTGGAAAGGGTCTGCTGGTAATCTTAGCCAGGATGATAAATATTTTATCGCAAGTGTCACTAAATTATATATAACAGCTGTATTATTAATTTTAAGGGAGAAGAAATTATTATCTTTTACTGATAGGATAACAGAATACTTCCCTGAATCATTGATCGGTGGTATTCATATTCTTGATGGCGTTGATTATACCGGGGAAATCACAGTTGCTCATCTGATGAGTAATACTTCTGGTCTGCCTGATTATTTCTATTATCAAAAGCCAAAAGGCGAAGCTGCATCCGGGCTGCTTGCCGGAGGTGATGAGGCCTGGCCCTTTGAAAGGGTAATTAATCAGGTTAAGTCATTAAAGCCAAAATTTAAACCTGGAAAGAAGGGTAAAGTTTTTTATTCAGACACTAATTATCAATTGTTAGGTGCAATTATTGAAAAAGTTACAGATATGAATATAGCCGATGTTTTTGACGAATTTATCTTTAAACCATTGAGTCTTGTAAAGACCTATGCATATACTGATATTAATGATACTGAACCTGTACCATTTTATTATAAGAGAGAACAGATCTTTGCTCCAAATTATATGGCATCAGTAACAGCAGAAGGTGGTATTGTTTCTACAGCAGCTGAAACAATGAAATTTTTAAAGGCATTTTTTAATGGCTTCTTTTTCCCGGAGGATTTAATTTTAGAATTGAAATCAAACTGGAATATGATTTACTTTCCAGGTCAGTTTTATTACGGTTTGGGATTGGAAAAACTCTGGACTCCACGGTTTATGACATCTATGAAATCTGTTGGTGAAATTCTAGGCTTCTGGGGCCAGACAGGTTCTTTTGCCTTTTATAATCCAGATAATGATCTTTATTTTACAGGAACAGTAAATCAGGCCAGTGGAATGGCCCACAGTGCAGCATATAAAGCAATTATTAATGTTATTACTTCTTATAAGTAA
- the dinB gene encoding DNA polymerase IV has translation MALNIIHVDMDAFYASVEKRDNPELEGKPVIVGGDPDGRGVVAAACYEVREYGVHSAMSAAEARRRCPHAIFLPVRMDRYQEVSAQIFEILGNYTPVIEKISVDEAFLDIKGTERLLGSPREVGRKIQTEIKEETGLQASVGIAPNKFLAKLASDMDKPAGFTVIEEDKIQEILDPLPIENIWGVGEKTREKLHKINIKTINDLKKLSEEDLSSIFGKFGQKLYNLARGIDKREVEKTSVTKSISHEQTFSEDMEEEEYLLSVLMEFSGKVARRLRKKNLKAETVFVKVSYDIFKSTSRQITYQRAFHDTETIYFAGKKLIQENNLFRRPIRLIGIGVSNLIPADKEQLSLFAEKEESDNVVEAIDRLKDKFGESSVLRAREIVQKDYEEGDKG, from the coding sequence ATGGCATTAAATATAATTCATGTTGATATGGATGCCTTTTATGCATCAGTTGAAAAGAGGGATAACCCTGAGCTTGAGGGCAAGCCTGTTATCGTTGGCGGTGACCCGGATGGCCGGGGTGTTGTGGCTGCAGCCTGCTATGAAGTCAGGGAATATGGTGTCCATTCAGCTATGTCTGCCGCTGAGGCAAGAAGGCGCTGCCCCCATGCTATTTTCCTGCCTGTTAGAATGGATAGGTATCAGGAGGTCTCAGCTCAAATCTTCGAGATTCTCGGCAATTACACTCCAGTAATTGAGAAGATATCAGTTGATGAGGCCTTTCTTGATATTAAAGGCACTGAACGGCTTTTGGGCAGCCCCAGGGAAGTTGGTCGCAAGATTCAAACAGAGATTAAAGAGGAGACTGGTCTTCAGGCATCTGTCGGAATTGCTCCAAATAAATTTCTGGCTAAGCTGGCATCAGATATGGATAAACCTGCAGGTTTTACTGTTATTGAAGAAGACAAGATTCAGGAAATTCTGGACCCTCTCCCTATTGAAAATATCTGGGGTGTCGGCGAGAAAACCAGAGAGAAACTACATAAGATAAATATAAAAACTATAAATGATCTAAAAAAACTTTCAGAGGAAGATCTGAGCTCAATCTTTGGTAAGTTTGGCCAGAAACTTTACAATCTAGCCCGGGGTATTGATAAAAGAGAGGTTGAAAAGACATCTGTCACTAAATCTATAAGCCATGAACAGACTTTTTCTGAGGATATGGAGGAAGAGGAGTATTTACTCTCTGTCCTTATGGAATTTAGCGGTAAGGTAGCCAGAAGACTCAGAAAGAAGAATTTAAAAGCTGAGACTGTTTTTGTCAAAGTTAGCTATGATATTTTCAAGAGTACATCCAGGCAGATAACCTATCAGAGGGCTTTTCATGATACGGAGACGATCTATTTTGCTGGCAAGAAATTGATACAGGAGAATAATCTTTTTAGGAGACCGATCAGGCTTATAGGAATAGGGGTTAGTAATTTAATTCCGGCAGATAAGGAACAGCTGTCACTTTTTGCTGAAAAAGAAGAATCAGATAATGTGGTAGAAGCCATTGATCGGTTGAAGGATAAATTCGGTGAAAGCAGTGTTTTGAGAGCTCGGGAAATTGTACAAAAAGATTATGAAGAAGGGGACAAGGGCTGA
- a CDS encoding nucleoside hydrolase, giving the protein MSKKEKIILDVDTGHDDAIAILVAAKSDKIDLRGITVVAGNQTLPKTLKNTLDICDFANIDVPVYAGMHKPLVRNQLEVSEVHGDSGLGDIPFPDTTKEAESKHAVNFIIEEALRSDGELILVPTGTLTNIAMALNLEPGIKDKIKKIVLMGGACGAGNATPSAEFNIYTDPEAAKVVFESQVPIVMTGLDVTYQALADEKVKERITKLDNRVANLTLKLLELFGETYREFYGFEHPPVHDPCTVAKIIDDDVFTTKKMRVDIETSSELTRGRTVCDFHNRTGKAANAEVAVDLDKDRLWDIVIESLSKY; this is encoded by the coding sequence GTGAGCAAAAAAGAGAAGATAATCTTAGATGTTGATACAGGTCATGACGATGCAATTGCAATCTTAGTTGCTGCTAAGTCAGATAAAATAGACTTGAGGGGAATAACAGTTGTGGCAGGTAATCAGACTCTGCCTAAAACCTTAAAGAATACTTTAGATATCTGTGATTTTGCAAATATAGACGTACCTGTTTATGCCGGCATGCATAAGCCACTGGTTAGAAATCAATTAGAGGTATCGGAGGTCCATGGAGATAGCGGACTTGGCGATATACCTTTTCCTGATACGACAAAAGAAGCTGAATCTAAACATGCAGTAAATTTTATTATTGAGGAAGCTTTACGGTCTGATGGTGAGTTGATTTTAGTTCCAACTGGAACTCTGACTAATATAGCGATGGCTTTAAATTTAGAGCCAGGAATAAAGGATAAAATAAAGAAGATTGTTTTAATGGGAGGAGCCTGTGGTGCTGGCAATGCCACTCCTTCAGCAGAATTTAATATTTATACCGATCCGGAAGCTGCTAAAGTTGTCTTCGAGAGTCAGGTTCCGATTGTGATGACAGGTCTTGATGTTACCTATCAGGCTTTAGCAGATGAAAAAGTTAAAGAGAGAATTACAAAACTGGATAATAGAGTTGCTAACTTAACTTTAAAGTTACTTGAATTATTTGGCGAGACCTACAGAGAGTTTTATGGTTTTGAGCATCCTCCGGTCCATGATCCCTGCACAGTCGCAAAGATAATTGATGATGATGTTTTTACTACTAAAAAGATGAGAGTTGATATAGAGACTAGTAGTGAGTTAACCAGAGGGAGAACGGTCTGTGATTTTCATAATAGAACAGGTAAAGCCGCTAATGCTGAAGTTGCAGTTGATCTGGACAAAGATAGGCTCTGGGATATTGTGATTGAAAGCCTGAGTAAATATTAA
- a CDS encoding GerW family sporulation protein: MDMTGTVMETMYDKLDKFLKTETVIGEPMDFGKVKVVPIVTASFGMGGGLGEDTKKDGKSEGGGGGLGCRISPTALLVITGDEEVELVQIDAKRSLDKLIDIAPELISRVESFKNSSKNDTESKKEEN; this comes from the coding sequence ATGGATATGACAGGAACCGTAATGGAAACAATGTATGATAAGTTGGATAAATTTTTAAAGACTGAAACAGTTATCGGTGAACCGATGGATTTTGGAAAAGTTAAAGTAGTTCCAATTGTAACTGCTTCATTCGGTATGGGTGGCGGATTAGGAGAAGATACAAAAAAAGACGGAAAAAGTGAAGGCGGCGGTGGAGGCCTGGGTTGCAGGATTTCCCCTACTGCGTTATTAGTTATTACAGGTGATGAAGAGGTTGAACTAGTACAGATAGATGCTAAAAGATCTCTGGATAAATTAATTGATATAGCACCAGAATTAATTAGTAGGGTTGAAAGTTTTAAGAATTCAAGTAAGAATGACACAGAGTCAAAAAAAGAGGAAAACTAA
- the heR gene encoding heliorhodopsin HeR gives MAKEITYASLKRFNKIMGFLHLIQGTLMLGFALFIERIAEFRIPVWSYFLTFDQTQMRLVTDPNQIGEVPFGIMVSIFLFLSAAAHFIIVSSWGNPIYNRDLDRGMNRFRWYEYALSSSLMIVLIALLFGVYDIGALLLIIAANASMNLFGLDMEEINEKTEKTNWKPFIFGSFAGIVPWIVILLYAFGNSNPAEVPWFVYAIVGSYFVFFNLFPINMILQYKKVGKWKNYLYGERGYIILSLVAKSVLAWLAFAGIMQP, from the coding sequence ATGGCAAAAGAAATTACCTATGCTTCTTTAAAAAGATTTAATAAAATTATGGGGTTTTTGCATTTGATTCAAGGAACTTTGATGCTGGGATTTGCGCTTTTTATTGAGCGGATTGCTGAATTTAGAATTCCTGTCTGGTCTTATTTTTTAACCTTTGATCAGACCCAGATGCGATTAGTAACAGACCCTAATCAGATCGGGGAGGTACCCTTTGGAATCATGGTCTCCATCTTTTTATTTCTATCGGCAGCAGCTCATTTTATTATTGTAAGTTCCTGGGGAAACCCTATTTATAACCGAGATCTAGACCGGGGAATGAATCGCTTTCGCTGGTATGAGTATGCACTGAGTTCTTCTCTGATGATTGTTCTAATAGCTCTATTGTTCGGTGTATATGATATAGGTGCCCTGCTATTGATTATTGCAGCAAACGCCTCTATGAACCTATTTGGCCTTGATATGGAAGAGATTAATGAGAAGACTGAAAAGACTAACTGGAAGCCCTTTATTTTCGGCAGCTTTGCAGGAATAGTCCCCTGGATAGTTATCCTTTTATATGCCTTTGGTAATTCCAACCCTGCAGAAGTACCCTGGTTTGTCTATGCAATTGTAGGAAGTTATTTTGTGTTCTTCAACCTGTTCCCTATCAATATGATTTTACAGTATAAAAAGGTGGGGAAATGGAAGAACTATCTATATGGGGAAAGGGGTTATATAATCCTCAGCCTTGTAGCTAAATCTGTACTGGCCTGGCTGGCCTTTGCCGGAATTATGCAGCCTTAG
- a CDS encoding stage V sporulation protein S → MDVLKVAANSNPNSVAGALAGTFKENGTAELQAIGAGAINQAVKAVAIARGFVAPAGIDLICIPAFKEVEIGGEERTAIKFIVKSR, encoded by the coding sequence ATGGATGTATTAAAAGTAGCAGCAAATTCTAATCCTAATTCTGTAGCAGGCGCTTTAGCGGGAACTTTTAAAGAAAATGGTACTGCTGAATTGCAGGCAATAGGTGCAGGAGCAATCAATCAGGCAGTTAAGGCAGTTGCGATAGCTAGAGGTTTTGTAGCGCCAGCAGGGATCGATTTAATCTGCATACCTGCATTTAAAGAAGTTGAGATTGGAGGAGAAGAGCGTACAGCTATTAAATTTATTGTGAAATCTAGATAA
- a CDS encoding DUF4382 domain-containing protein produces the protein MKKKTIFVVSLILFTIVVAGCTGDFLGDGVDTDQETGQLALFIADNAVNDLEHVYVYIDEVNVNHVDGGWETINNFEDEEDEMLKVDLLQLQFTEKKLGDKFLPEGNYNKIRLKLADEDGQGYLSRLVFDDGSEMPLKVPAGQQKGFQIDYNFGIERDTITSIVLDVDLTKLVFAGRSDKAILNTQAVNVIDKNYAGNILGRVLGKFEEDGDIKEEFIDIDNRDVYVEAYNVNDYDSEAKEFKDGAEPEAISLTSIEEISGRDAGSFMLRGLSDGEYKLRAFVGYKEQSEDEDEDEMKDEIVIDDSDYEVKILEEPVSVIVGEKIELDDPIILSSVDLEESEENDTEEDTNGDDSGEDENEDNSEE, from the coding sequence ATGAAAAAAAAGACAATTTTTGTTGTTTCACTTATTCTGTTTACGATTGTTGTAGCAGGTTGTACCGGTGATTTTTTAGGAGATGGAGTAGATACAGATCAAGAGACCGGCCAACTGGCTTTATTTATCGCTGATAATGCTGTTAATGATCTTGAACATGTTTATGTTTATATCGATGAAGTTAATGTTAATCATGTAGATGGCGGCTGGGAGACAATTAATAATTTTGAAGATGAAGAAGATGAAATGTTAAAAGTTGATTTATTACAGCTTCAATTTACAGAAAAAAAGTTAGGAGATAAATTTTTACCTGAAGGCAATTACAATAAAATTAGACTTAAATTAGCTGATGAAGATGGTCAGGGATATTTATCAAGGTTAGTATTTGATGATGGTTCTGAAATGCCTTTGAAAGTTCCTGCTGGTCAACAAAAAGGTTTTCAGATTGATTACAATTTTGGAATTGAGAGAGATACAATTACTTCGATTGTTCTTGATGTTGACCTGACAAAACTGGTTTTTGCTGGGAGATCAGATAAAGCTATTTTAAATACACAGGCTGTAAATGTAATTGATAAAAATTATGCAGGAAATATTCTTGGTCGGGTATTAGGTAAATTTGAGGAAGATGGAGATATAAAAGAAGAATTTATAGATATTGATAATAGAGATGTTTATGTTGAAGCATATAATGTTAATGATTATGATTCAGAAGCTAAAGAGTTTAAAGATGGTGCGGAACCTGAAGCTATCTCATTGACTTCAATTGAAGAGATTAGTGGTAGAGATGCTGGTTCATTTATGCTCCGAGGTCTTTCTGATGGCGAATATAAATTAAGAGCTTTTGTTGGCTATAAAGAGCAAAGCGAAGATGAAGATGAAGATGAAATGAAAGATGAAATTGTGATTGATGACTCAGATTATGAAGTTAAAATACTTGAAGAACCAGTTTCGGTTATTGTTGGTGAAAAAATAGAGTTAGATGATCCAATTATTTTATCATCTGTTGATTTAGAAGAGTCTGAAGAAAATGATACTGAAGAAGATACAAATGGAGATGATTCCGGAGAAGACGAAAATGAAGACAACTCTGAAGAATAA
- a CDS encoding fasciclin domain-containing protein has product MKKSRNFFRVGFLALTLALVLFLTGCTNGLTDTTNDIIDEGLNDIVGTADDAGVFETLLAAAEEAGLVDALKAEGPLTVFAPNDKAFEDFLNAMEMEASELLADPRLANVLKYHVVPGKVMSTDLSDGMKADTLLNPQQIEISINEGVFLNEDIEVITPDVEASNGVIHVIDGVLWPADIVETAVANGFDTLVTAVVTADLVEALQGPGLFTVFAPINEAFDALPSGVLEELLDNPEDLADVLLFHVVSGQVMAETVVGLDGQEVETLLGETIEVTIEDGKVFINDSEVIITDIQTLNGVIHVIDRVLLPQD; this is encoded by the coding sequence ATGAAAAAAAGTAGAAATTTCTTTCGAGTAGGTTTTTTAGCTTTAACCCTGGCATTGGTGCTTTTTCTGACAGGATGTACAAATGGTCTGACAGATACAACAAACGATATTATTGATGAAGGATTAAATGATATAGTTGGAACTGCTGATGATGCAGGAGTTTTTGAAACACTTCTGGCTGCAGCGGAAGAGGCTGGTTTGGTTGATGCCCTTAAGGCTGAAGGTCCTTTGACAGTGTTCGCTCCCAATGATAAAGCTTTTGAAGATTTTCTAAATGCTATGGAAATGGAAGCTTCAGAGTTACTGGCTGATCCAAGGTTGGCTAATGTTCTTAAATATCATGTTGTTCCAGGCAAAGTAATGTCAACTGATCTTTCTGATGGTATGAAGGCAGATACTCTATTAAACCCTCAGCAGATAGAAATATCGATCAATGAAGGTGTCTTCTTAAATGAAGACATTGAAGTTATCACACCTGATGTGGAAGCAAGTAATGGAGTAATCCATGTAATTGATGGAGTTCTATGGCCTGCAGATATTGTTGAGACAGCCGTGGCTAATGGCTTTGACACCCTTGTTACAGCAGTGGTAACAGCCGATTTGGTTGAAGCCCTGCAAGGACCAGGACTCTTTACAGTCTTTGCTCCAATTAATGAGGCTTTCGATGCATTACCATCAGGAGTATTAGAAGAACTTTTGGATAATCCAGAAGATTTAGCTGATGTCTTATTATTCCATGTAGTCTCAGGCCAGGTTATGGCAGAAACTGTTGTTGGTTTAGATGGCCAGGAAGTAGAGACCTTATTGGGTGAGACAATCGAAGTAACAATAGAAGATGGAAAAGTATTTATTAATGATTCGGAGGTAATTATAACTGATATTCAAACCCTTAATGGAGTTATCCATGTTATTGATAGAGTTTTACTACCTCAAGATTAA
- a CDS encoding GNAT family N-acetyltransferase has translation MAEINTLTNEINIEGKLRQAADVMSRTFKTERITTLMYDFSVPEKFKTWENLNYFSAIKLYETGEKIILAEDGDKVVGVAYLRNSNIGSMSGLLKAYFPDIFKLIIPAIKALNIRKILKSAKLFKTKNIPTKDYYNLEVIGVSEKYQGQGIARLLLEESEKFVRGLDDCDGIYLYTGNEDTKNLYQHLGYQLIDQKENDYLTVYHMYKPVFK, from the coding sequence ATGGCAGAGATTAATACCCTGACTAATGAAATTAATATTGAAGGTAAATTGAGGCAGGCAGCAGATGTAATGAGCAGAACTTTTAAAACTGAAAGGATTACAACATTGATGTATGACTTTTCAGTGCCAGAAAAATTTAAAACCTGGGAGAATCTAAATTACTTTTCTGCTATTAAGCTCTATGAAACTGGAGAGAAGATAATCCTGGCTGAAGATGGTGATAAAGTTGTTGGTGTTGCTTATCTTAGAAATTCTAATATTGGGAGTATGTCAGGACTTTTAAAGGCTTATTTCCCGGATATCTTCAAATTAATTATTCCAGCGATAAAGGCATTAAATATCAGGAAAATATTAAAGTCTGCAAAACTTTTTAAGACAAAAAATATACCAACCAAAGATTATTATAATCTGGAAGTTATAGGTGTTAGTGAAAAATATCAGGGGCAGGGAATCGCCAGATTACTCCTGGAGGAGTCAGAAAAATTTGTCAGGGGTTTGGATGACTGTGATGGTATTTATCTCTATACAGGCAATGAAGATACGAAAAATTTATATCAGCATCTCGGGTATCAATTAATAGATCAGAAAGAAAATGATTATCTGACAGTTTATCATATGTATAAACCAGTATTTAAATAG